The following coding sequences lie in one Rothia sp. SD9660Na genomic window:
- the ndk gene encoding nucleoside-diphosphate kinase, protein MTERTLILVKPDGVERNLTGQVLARFERKGYRIAELKMLVPSRELLEQHYAEHEGKPFYEPLVSYMGSGPVVALVLEGNGVLEGARTLMGSSNPTTAAPGTIRGDFGRDWGESVQKNLVHGSDSPESAEREIVLWFGA, encoded by the coding sequence ATGACCGAGCGTACCCTGATTCTGGTCAAGCCCGACGGTGTTGAACGCAACCTCACCGGCCAGGTGCTGGCCCGTTTCGAGCGTAAGGGCTACCGCATTGCTGAGTTGAAGATGCTGGTTCCCTCCCGTGAGCTGCTTGAGCAGCACTATGCGGAACACGAGGGCAAGCCCTTCTACGAGCCGCTGGTGTCCTACATGGGATCGGGCCCCGTGGTTGCCCTGGTGCTCGAAGGTAACGGCGTGCTTGAGGGTGCCCGTACTCTCATGGGTTCCTCAAACCCCACCACCGCTGCCCCCGGCACCATCCGCGGCGACTTTGGCCGTGACTGGGGCGAGAGCGTACAGAAGAACCTGGTCCACGGCTCAGACTCACCCGAGTCGGCAGAACGAGAAATCGTGCTCTGGTTCGGTGCCTAA
- a CDS encoding 4-oxalocrotonate tautomerase family protein, translated as MDAQDEHAPNTPLDLGSSTTQENTMPLINVSYASTQSDEKKAELIAELTRTYARVMGTKESSVWVVLNEVPRTDWGVGGQTLAGLDTAAAQLA; from the coding sequence GTGGACGCTCAAGATGAACACGCCCCTAATACGCCGCTAGACTTGGGTTCAAGCACTACCCAGGAGAACACCATGCCCCTCATTAATGTCTCGTATGCATCTACTCAGTCTGATGAGAAGAAGGCCGAGCTGATTGCTGAACTCACCCGCACCTATGCCCGGGTGATGGGCACCAAGGAAAGTTCGGTATGGGTGGTGCTCAACGAGGTGCCACGCACCGACTGGGGTGTTGGTGGGCAGACTTTGGCCGGGCTTGACACGGCTGCTGCTCAACTGGCTTAG
- a CDS encoding GNAT family N-acetyltransferase — MPLINVSYASTQSDEKKAELIAELTRTYARVMGTKESSVWVVLNEVPRTDWGVGGQTLAGLDTAAAQQQDARVEIRRAQQEDLPTLAAIEAECFPAAEAASESDLRARFDVFGEQFWVLEADGEVVAFIDGLVTDSPVIFDDLYENPASHTRHGAYQTVFGINTRPAHRGRGYASALINQLVEQAREQGRTGVILTCKKELIGFYEKLGFELDGVSESTHGGAVWHDMTLHLS, encoded by the coding sequence ATGCCCCTCATTAATGTCTCGTATGCATCTACTCAGTCTGATGAGAAGAAGGCCGAGCTGATTGCTGAACTCACCCGCACCTATGCCCGGGTGATGGGCACCAAGGAAAGTTCGGTATGGGTGGTGCTCAACGAGGTGCCACGCACCGACTGGGGTGTTGGTGGGCAGACTTTGGCCGGGCTTGACACGGCTGCTGCTCAGCAGCAGGACGCCCGTGTTGAGATTCGCCGGGCACAGCAGGAAGACCTACCCACCCTTGCAGCCATTGAGGCCGAGTGCTTCCCGGCGGCTGAAGCAGCCAGTGAGAGCGACCTGCGGGCCAGGTTTGATGTTTTTGGTGAGCAGTTTTGGGTGCTTGAAGCTGACGGTGAAGTTGTTGCCTTTATCGACGGGCTGGTAACCGACTCCCCCGTTATCTTTGATGACCTCTATGAGAACCCTGCTTCACATACCCGGCACGGGGCTTACCAGACGGTGTTTGGCATCAACACCCGCCCGGCCCACCGGGGCCGGGGGTATGCGTCCGCCCTGATAAATCAGCTGGTCGAGCAGGCAAGGGAGCAGGGGCGTACAGGAGTGATTCTTACCTGCAAGAAGGAACTCATTGGCTTCTATGAGAAACTCGGCTTTGAGCTTGACGGGGTTTCAGAATCAACCCACGGCGGTGCCGTCTGGCACGACATGACCCTGCACCTAAGCTAG
- a CDS encoding vitamin K epoxide reductase family protein: MSTPVNTTDTASSISQAQLDRRLAWFTLIPGLLAFGAAAMLVYERLQIYMDGAHKSVCDINALLNCGTVMRTWQAEAFGFPNPFIGIAGYAIVLAISTALIAGASFARWYWVAMQVGHTLAMAFVVWLWYNTTFDINALCLFCMIVWIMQTAIFVKVTTRNIHAGVIPAPESIRRAAPNWTWFSIILVYILIFGIIFIRFFDVIVGML; encoded by the coding sequence GTGTCTACCCCTGTGAACACCACCGATACTGCTAGCTCCATCAGCCAAGCCCAGCTAGACCGCAGGCTCGCCTGGTTTACCCTCATTCCCGGCCTGCTAGCCTTCGGCGCTGCCGCCATGCTGGTTTATGAGCGCTTGCAGATTTATATGGACGGGGCCCACAAGTCTGTCTGTGATATCAACGCCCTACTCAACTGCGGCACCGTCATGCGCACCTGGCAGGCTGAAGCCTTCGGCTTCCCCAACCCCTTTATCGGTATTGCTGGTTACGCCATCGTCCTTGCAATTTCAACCGCCCTGATTGCCGGTGCATCCTTTGCCCGCTGGTACTGGGTGGCTATGCAGGTGGGCCACACCCTAGCCATGGCCTTTGTGGTGTGGCTCTGGTACAACACCACTTTTGACATCAACGCCCTCTGCCTCTTCTGCATGATCGTGTGGATTATGCAAACTGCCATTTTCGTCAAGGTCACCACCCGCAATATTCATGCCGGGGTGATACCCGCACCTGAGAGTATCCGTCGAGCGGCCCCCAACTGGACCTGGTTCTCCATCATTCTGGTCTACATCTTGATTTTCGGTATTATCTTTATCCGCTTCTTCGATGTGATCGTGGGGATGCTCTAA
- a CDS encoding DUF4233 domain-containing protein — protein MARMTRAQREWRPNQPKKQRSIKVMFTSMVLSLEALVAFFATLAIFGHHFNDPTWVKVLIWAVGLALAAALLVTPAFLKKPWGYHLGYGLQVALILVGFALPSMFFVGAAFAVAYWYGVTRGARLDAENAVRAKEQEEWEKANPA, from the coding sequence ATGGCGAGAATGACGCGCGCCCAGCGCGAATGGCGTCCCAATCAGCCCAAGAAGCAGCGCTCTATCAAGGTCATGTTTACCTCGATGGTGCTCTCGCTCGAAGCCCTGGTTGCCTTCTTTGCCACCCTGGCCATCTTTGGCCACCACTTCAACGATCCCACCTGGGTCAAGGTGCTGATTTGGGCAGTGGGTCTGGCTCTGGCGGCAGCCCTGCTGGTTACCCCGGCCTTCCTAAAGAAGCCCTGGGGATACCACCTGGGCTACGGTCTGCAGGTTGCTCTGATTCTGGTGGGCTTTGCCCTGCCTTCTATGTTCTTTGTGGGAGCGGCTTTTGCTGTGGCCTACTGGTACGGGGTCACCCGCGGTGCCCGCCTGGACGCCGAGAACGCCGTCCGCGCCAAAGAGCAAGAAGAATGGGAGAAGGCTAACCCCGCCTAG
- the ileS gene encoding isoleucine--tRNA ligase — translation MTNKPVYPKASASGASFVAASPSFPALEEAVLDYWKKDGTFQASIDNRDAGENGANEFVFNDGPPFANGLPHYGHLLTGYVKDLVARYQTQRGHKVERRFGWDTHGLPAELEAMKQLGMTDKQQIIEMGIDNFNDAARASVLKYTKEWEEYVTRQARWVDFENDYKTLNVEYMESVIWAFKQLHDKGLTYEGFRVLPYCWKDETPLSNHELRMDDDVYKERQDPSVTVAFRITDDATLAKHPEVVAELAGVEALAWTTTPWTLPTNQALAAGPEISYVVVPGAGELEGRRFLLAADLLGEYAKDLGYADAEKPADAAREAVLATYTGTQLEGVRYAPLWDYFTDAEKFGTEKAWQILVADYVTTTDGTGLVHQAPAYGEDDQKVCEGYGIPVILSIDEGAKFLDLFADSSLADGAPLAEIAGVQIFEANRTIINTLKADGVLIREKSYVHSYPHCWRCRTPLVYRAITSWYVRVTDFKGRMSELNEDINWIPENVKHGQFGKWVENARDWSISRNRFWGSPIPVWVSDDPNYPRTDVYGSLAELEADFGRLPLNKDGEVDLHRPYIDELTRPNPDDPTGKSTMRRVEDVLDVWFDSGSMPFAQFHYPFENKEWFEAHYPADFIVEYIGQTRGWFYTMHILATALFDRTAFENVIAHGIVLGSDGQKMSKSLRNYPDVSEVLDRDGSDAMRWFLMSSPILRGGNLIVTEQGIREGVRQVMLPLWNVYHFFALYTNATNNGAGYEAKLVTEAEHVMDRFILGKTRQLVAEVTEAMDAYDVSAACEALRTYTDALTNWYVRRSRERFFNEDTAAFDVLYTALVTFVKMAAPLLPLTTEEIYRGLTGERSVHLTDLPSPADFKDEAELLALMETTRAVASAGSALRKAHKLRVRQPLAALTVAVAGGKDLAGTFESIIADELNIKAVELLDAAEVAPADFGISQQLKVNARAAGPRLGKQVQVAIKASKSGDWKVTEDGTVVVGADNMALELGEYELETVVAETDGVAERAVSVLPGGGFLVLDTTLTDELRAEGTARDAVRAIQSERKDAGLNVSDRIELTITAPAADLDALKKHEELVAGETLAVAVTYLEGAEFSATVKKA, via the coding sequence ATGACCAACAAGCCTGTTTACCCCAAGGCAAGTGCAAGCGGAGCCAGCTTTGTGGCCGCTTCCCCCTCTTTCCCCGCACTCGAAGAAGCAGTGCTGGACTACTGGAAGAAGGACGGAACCTTCCAGGCATCCATTGATAACCGCGACGCCGGCGAGAACGGCGCTAACGAGTTCGTCTTCAACGATGGCCCTCCCTTTGCTAACGGCCTGCCCCACTACGGCCACCTGCTGACCGGCTACGTCAAGGACCTGGTCGCCCGCTACCAGACCCAGCGCGGCCACAAGGTCGAGCGCCGCTTCGGCTGGGACACCCACGGCCTGCCCGCTGAGCTTGAAGCCATGAAGCAGCTGGGCATGACCGACAAGCAGCAGATCATCGAGATGGGCATCGACAACTTCAACGACGCCGCCCGCGCCTCGGTGCTCAAGTACACCAAGGAATGGGAAGAGTACGTTACCCGTCAGGCCCGTTGGGTGGACTTCGAGAACGACTACAAGACCCTGAACGTGGAGTACATGGAGTCCGTCATCTGGGCCTTCAAGCAGCTGCACGATAAGGGTCTGACCTACGAGGGCTTCCGCGTGCTGCCCTACTGCTGGAAGGACGAAACCCCGCTGTCCAACCACGAGCTGCGCATGGACGATGACGTCTACAAGGAACGTCAGGACCCGTCCGTTACCGTGGCTTTCCGTATCACTGACGACGCCACCCTGGCCAAGCACCCCGAGGTCGTTGCCGAACTAGCAGGCGTTGAGGCTCTTGCCTGGACCACCACCCCCTGGACCCTGCCCACCAACCAGGCTCTGGCTGCTGGCCCCGAGATCAGCTACGTCGTCGTACCCGGCGCCGGTGAGCTGGAAGGACGCCGCTTCCTGCTGGCTGCCGACCTGCTGGGCGAGTACGCTAAGGACCTGGGCTATGCGGATGCTGAAAAGCCCGCGGACGCCGCCCGCGAGGCCGTCCTTGCCACCTACACCGGCACCCAGCTTGAAGGCGTGCGCTACGCACCCCTGTGGGACTACTTCACCGACGCAGAAAAATTCGGCACCGAGAAGGCCTGGCAGATTCTGGTCGCCGACTACGTGACTACCACCGACGGTACCGGCCTGGTCCACCAGGCACCCGCCTACGGTGAGGACGACCAGAAGGTCTGCGAGGGTTACGGTATCCCCGTGATTCTGTCCATCGACGAGGGTGCCAAGTTCCTGGACCTCTTCGCCGACTCTTCCCTGGCTGACGGTGCCCCCCTGGCTGAGATTGCAGGCGTCCAGATTTTTGAGGCTAACCGCACCATCATCAACACCCTCAAGGCTGATGGCGTTCTCATCCGTGAGAAGTCCTACGTTCACTCCTACCCCCACTGCTGGCGCTGCCGCACCCCCCTGGTCTACCGCGCCATCACCTCCTGGTACGTGCGCGTGACCGACTTCAAGGGCCGCATGAGCGAGCTGAACGAGGACATCAACTGGATCCCCGAGAACGTCAAGCACGGCCAGTTCGGCAAGTGGGTTGAGAACGCCCGCGACTGGTCCATCTCGCGTAACCGCTTCTGGGGCTCCCCGATCCCGGTCTGGGTCTCTGATGATCCCAACTACCCCCGCACCGACGTCTACGGCTCCCTGGCTGAGCTGGAAGCCGACTTCGGCCGCCTACCCCTGAACAAGGACGGCGAGGTCGACCTGCACCGCCCCTACATCGACGAGCTGACCCGCCCCAACCCGGATGACCCCACCGGCAAGTCCACCATGCGCCGTGTGGAGGACGTGCTGGACGTCTGGTTCGACTCCGGTTCTATGCCCTTCGCCCAGTTCCACTACCCCTTTGAAAACAAGGAGTGGTTCGAGGCCCACTACCCGGCAGACTTCATCGTTGAGTACATCGGCCAGACCCGCGGCTGGTTCTACACCATGCACATTCTGGCCACCGCCCTCTTTGACCGCACCGCCTTCGAGAATGTCATCGCCCACGGCATCGTGCTGGGCTCGGACGGTCAGAAGATGTCGAAGTCCCTGCGTAACTACCCGGACGTCTCCGAGGTTCTGGATCGCGACGGCTCGGACGCCATGCGCTGGTTCCTGATGTCGTCCCCGATTCTGCGCGGCGGCAACCTGATTGTGACTGAGCAGGGCATCCGCGAGGGCGTCCGCCAGGTCATGCTGCCCCTGTGGAACGTCTACCACTTCTTCGCCCTTTACACCAACGCTACCAACAACGGTGCAGGTTACGAGGCCAAGCTGGTCACCGAGGCCGAGCACGTGATGGACCGCTTCATCCTGGGTAAGACCCGCCAGCTGGTTGCCGAGGTTACCGAGGCCATGGACGCCTACGATGTATCTGCCGCCTGCGAGGCCCTGCGCACCTACACCGACGCCCTGACCAACTGGTATGTGCGCCGCTCCCGCGAGCGCTTCTTCAACGAAGACACCGCGGCCTTCGACGTGCTCTACACCGCCCTGGTGACCTTCGTAAAGATGGCGGCCCCCCTGCTGCCCCTAACCACCGAAGAAATCTACCGTGGTCTGACCGGGGAGCGTTCGGTTCACCTGACCGACCTGCCCTCACCGGCGGATTTCAAGGACGAGGCTGAGCTGCTGGCCCTGATGGAGACCACCCGCGCTGTGGCCTCGGCAGGTTCTGCCCTGCGTAAGGCCCACAAGCTGCGTGTGCGCCAGCCCCTGGCCGCCCTAACCGTGGCGGTTGCCGGTGGCAAGGACCTAGCCGGTACCTTTGAGTCCATCATCGCTGATGAGCTCAACATCAAGGCGGTTGAGCTTCTGGATGCCGCCGAGGTGGCTCCTGCTGACTTCGGTATCTCCCAGCAGCTCAAGGTCAATGCCCGCGCCGCAGGCCCCCGTCTGGGCAAGCAGGTGCAGGTTGCCATCAAGGCGTCTAAGAGCGGGGACTGGAAGGTCACCGAGGACGGCACCGTTGTGGTTGGTGCCGATAATATGGCCCTGGAGCTGGGCGAGTACGAGCTTGAAACCGTGGTCGCAGAAACCGACGGCGTCGCAGAGCGCGCCGTCTCGGTTCTACCCGGCGGCGGCTTCCTGGTCCTTGACACCACCCTCACCGACGAGCTGCGCGCCGAGGGTACTGCCCGCGACGCCGTCCGCGCCATCCAGTCTGAGCGCAAGGACGCCGGCCTGAACGTCTCAGACCGCATCGAGCTGACCATCACCGCCCCCGCCGCCGATCTTGACGCCCTTAAGAAGCACGAGGAACTGGTGGCCGGTGAGACCCTGGCTGTGGCCGTGACCTACCTCGAGGGCGCTGAATTCTCAGCGACCGTGAAGAAGGCATAG
- a CDS encoding Mur ligase family protein translates to MTKDNMELDPVFAEIAAEGARADDALGVASVYADLLARAPEHKMAPRLDAMTRAVEILGEPNKAAPVIHITGTNGKTSTARMIERLLMAHDIRVGRYTSPHISKVTERISIDGAPVADSTFVRIWGEIQPYLQIVDAELEAAGAPRITYFEALTILAFAIFADEPVDVMVLEVGIGGSWDATNVADATVSVVTPIGLDHTDMLGETLAEIAGEKAGIIKDGGFLVSAAQDPSAAQVLLEAARSRNADYRFEGLEFKVLERTAGVGGQLLTIQGLAGRYEDIALPLFGAHQAQNAAVALAAVEAFLGGGEKELSLDLIKLAFGEVRSPGRLEVARTEPPVVLDAAHNPHGVTASAAAFKESFSFEELHLVVGILGEKDASTMLNLLFDEYVDRADWRTVLHLTKSDSPRAIAPEELAELAFDAGFDEDAIETYENIPDALSAAVTAAADVPNLNSAVLVTGSITVVGEASTLLGL, encoded by the coding sequence ATGACCAAGGACAACATGGAGCTTGACCCCGTGTTTGCCGAGATTGCTGCCGAGGGCGCTCGCGCTGACGACGCCCTCGGCGTAGCCTCGGTCTACGCCGACCTGCTGGCTCGTGCCCCCGAGCACAAGATGGCCCCCCGCCTCGACGCCATGACTCGCGCCGTGGAAATTCTGGGCGAACCCAATAAGGCAGCCCCGGTCATCCACATCACCGGCACCAACGGCAAAACCTCAACCGCCCGCATGATCGAGCGCCTGCTCATGGCGCACGACATTCGTGTGGGCCGCTACACCAGCCCCCATATTTCCAAGGTCACCGAGCGGATCTCGATTGACGGGGCGCCCGTGGCAGATTCCACCTTTGTGCGTATCTGGGGCGAGATTCAGCCCTACCTGCAGATCGTGGACGCTGAACTTGAGGCAGCCGGTGCCCCCCGCATCACTTACTTTGAAGCCCTCACTATCCTGGCTTTCGCTATTTTCGCCGACGAGCCGGTGGACGTGATGGTACTTGAAGTCGGTATTGGGGGTTCCTGGGACGCCACCAACGTCGCCGACGCTACCGTATCGGTGGTGACCCCCATCGGCCTTGACCACACCGACATGCTGGGGGAGACCCTCGCCGAGATTGCCGGTGAGAAGGCAGGGATTATTAAGGACGGCGGTTTCCTGGTTTCTGCCGCCCAAGACCCCTCTGCTGCCCAGGTACTCCTGGAGGCGGCCCGCTCCCGCAATGCCGATTACCGTTTTGAGGGCCTGGAATTCAAGGTCCTCGAGCGCACCGCCGGTGTGGGCGGGCAGCTGCTCACCATCCAGGGGCTAGCTGGCCGCTACGAAGACATAGCCCTGCCCCTCTTTGGTGCCCACCAGGCCCAGAACGCCGCTGTGGCCCTGGCCGCGGTTGAGGCTTTCTTGGGCGGGGGAGAGAAGGAACTAAGCCTCGACCTCATCAAGCTAGCCTTTGGTGAGGTGCGCTCGCCGGGCCGTCTTGAGGTGGCCCGCACGGAGCCGCCCGTGGTGCTCGATGCCGCCCACAACCCCCACGGGGTCACTGCGTCGGCAGCTGCCTTCAAGGAGTCCTTCAGCTTCGAAGAGCTCCACCTGGTGGTGGGTATCCTGGGTGAAAAAGACGCCTCGACCATGCTGAACCTGCTCTTCGACGAGTACGTTGACCGGGCCGACTGGCGCACGGTGCTGCACCTGACTAAGTCAGACTCGCCGCGGGCCATCGCGCCTGAGGAACTGGCTGAGCTGGCCTTCGACGCTGGTTTTGATGAAGACGCCATCGAGACCTACGAGAACATTCCCGATGCTCTGTCCGCAGCGGTGACGGCAGCAGCCGATGTACCCAACCTGAACTCCGCGGTACTGGTCACCGGCTCTATTACCGTGGTGGGTGAAGCTAGCACCCTGCTCGGACTGTAA
- a CDS encoding YjiH family protein encodes MSMQSWSQEPTAAIDTVRQPGAGKDAVKLIACSALGIFMFFIPITYQDKTSIPLDHLVTIARSLLGPVVPWLLLALIAFGTTRPFIQRTWRASTTKTIFALLNIVGFITAILMVTSPPSWLDQPGVGPFLWGTLVGSVGLIVPIGAIFLGFLIGFGLMEFVGVFVRPVMKPLWKTPGRSAVDAVASFVGSYSLGLLLTNRVYKSGGYTAKEAAIIAVGFSTVSVTFMVVVANALNIMDYWLLYFFTSLVVTYLVTAVLVRIPPLSRIPDEYYPGVTPQPEKAVGRDKLKVAWAQARATLQASPGIAATMWLNFKDGLLMASSILPSIMSVGLIGILLGRHTPLFDWVGWLLYPFTWVAGMADPAGAGKAVALGYVEMFLPASAIGPEADLTTRFIVAVVCVSAVIFLSAMVPSILATDIPLKFWQLTVIWFERVVLSIVLTAPIAHLLL; translated from the coding sequence ATGTCCATGCAGTCCTGGAGTCAGGAACCCACCGCTGCCATTGATACGGTGCGCCAACCTGGTGCAGGTAAAGATGCTGTCAAGCTTATTGCCTGCTCGGCGCTTGGCATTTTCATGTTCTTTATTCCCATCACTTACCAGGATAAAACCAGCATTCCACTGGACCATCTGGTAACCATCGCCAGATCCCTGCTCGGCCCGGTTGTTCCCTGGCTCCTTCTGGCACTGATAGCTTTTGGCACCACTCGTCCCTTTATCCAGAGGACCTGGCGGGCCAGTACCACCAAAACGATTTTCGCCCTGCTGAACATCGTGGGTTTCATTACCGCAATCCTGATGGTGACCAGCCCGCCCAGCTGGCTAGACCAGCCCGGCGTCGGCCCCTTCCTCTGGGGCACCCTGGTTGGCTCCGTCGGGCTCATCGTGCCCATCGGTGCAATCTTCCTGGGCTTCCTCATCGGTTTCGGGCTCATGGAGTTTGTGGGGGTCTTTGTGCGCCCCGTCATGAAACCCCTCTGGAAGACCCCGGGACGCTCAGCCGTGGACGCTGTTGCAAGCTTTGTCGGGTCCTACTCACTGGGCCTACTCTTGACCAACCGCGTCTACAAATCAGGCGGGTACACCGCCAAAGAGGCAGCCATTATTGCCGTAGGTTTCTCAACCGTCTCTGTTACCTTCATGGTGGTTGTAGCTAATGCTCTGAATATCATGGACTACTGGCTGTTGTATTTCTTCACCAGCCTGGTTGTCACCTATCTGGTAACCGCTGTATTGGTTCGTATTCCACCGCTCTCCCGTATACCCGATGAGTACTACCCCGGTGTCACACCTCAGCCTGAAAAAGCAGTTGGACGCGATAAGCTCAAGGTAGCCTGGGCTCAGGCTCGCGCCACCCTACAGGCATCGCCTGGAATCGCAGCGACCATGTGGCTCAACTTCAAAGACGGCCTGTTGATGGCTTCATCGATTCTTCCCTCCATCATGTCGGTGGGCCTTATCGGCATTCTGCTGGGCCGCCACACTCCGCTCTTCGACTGGGTCGGCTGGCTGCTTTACCCCTTCACCTGGGTGGCTGGCATGGCAGATCCCGCCGGTGCCGGTAAAGCAGTTGCTCTGGGGTATGTCGAGATGTTTCTTCCCGCCTCGGCAATTGGGCCCGAAGCAGACCTCACCACCCGATTTATTGTCGCTGTCGTCTGCGTATCAGCGGTCATCTTTCTCTCGGCAATGGTGCCCTCGATTCTGGCTACAGATATTCCCCTGAAGTTCTGGCAACTGACTGTGATCTGGTTTGAACGAGTAGTGCTGTCAATCGTGCTGACTGCACCGATTGCCCACCTGCTCCTGTAG